Part of the Phocoena phocoena chromosome 8, mPhoPho1.1, whole genome shotgun sequence genome, AAGGCAAGGCCCGGCCCCCGCTGCCAGCCAAGACGGCAGGTCAGCCTCAGCAGCCCCCAGGTGGCAGgcaggggggaggaggaaggcgggaggagaagaggaaggccTCCGGGGTCTCCGTGCCCCCTGCCGCCGACACCTGCAACGACCCAGGTTTTCGCCATGCGAGAGGCCCACCGTGCATGAACACTCAGAGCCTGGCCCAGGGCGGACTCCGGCTACTTACAACTTGGCCAGCATCTCCACTCTGGCCCGGACGTTCATGATCTAGAAAGACCGAGACGGTTAGGGGGCTGGGTGGGTAGTTGAGGCTTCGGCACCCACCGTGCGCTGGGCTATTCTGGGCCAGGGCTCGTGTGGTTCTTTTAGCGCCCGGGGACCCATCGTGGGCCATGCACAGTCTGTCGGGCCCCGGCTCAGCCTCCTGGACAGGAGTAGGGCCGCTCTGGGCTCTCTCTGAAGCCCATTTCCGAGGCCGGCCCTCCCAGGGGAGTATCAGCAGAGAGCCGTGATGCCCCCACGCCTGGTCCTGCCTGCGGGCCGGCAGCGATACACATGCCCCTGGGGGTGGCCAGGGATGGGCGTGGTCCCGCTCCAGTTAGAGGTGGGGAAATCGAGGCTCAGGAAGACCAGGCAACTCGCCCAAGGGCACCGGGATCCTGAGAAGGAGGCAGGACTTGCCTGTCTGTCAGTACTGGTCTCCCACACCCTCCATCTCAGGGGCCAGTAGAGGAAGCTGGGAGAGGTGCCCTGAGAGCGGAAGGTCCTCTCCCCGGGACCCTGGAGGCCAGAAGGGTCTGTGCTTCACGCAGCGGGTCCTTCCCCAGGACtggtgcccccagccccacccccaggcccagaCTCCGAGGGACGGTGTCCACCCAGGGCTGCCGTCCTGAGTCGTGAGCCCCTCTCAGGCAACTCCTGGCGCCCAacccctgggggaggggcactgtcccagccccctccccagctctgagCTTGGGGGCCTGGGAGGGGACTGGGGAGGACCCCCACCACAAAGGAGCTCGGTGCCAACCTGGTGGGCTTGGGACACTGCTGGCTTTCCACggtctccccccagccccccgagGGCACTCTGCCCCAATGCTCCCTCTCGCCAGCCCTGGGAGCCAGAATGATGTGGGGAGACTGGCCTGGAGGACACCCAGGCAGGGTCCCCCGCAGGACAGGGGCCTCGTCGGGGTCCGAGGGGACTCAGGGGTGTCCAGGGGTGCCCGCTGGCAGATGAGGGCAGAGGTGCTTCACTCACTTCGTATTTCTGGCGCTTCAGCTTCTCCGCGTACTCAAACTTGTTGGTCTCCAGCTGGTACAGGGTTTCCCAGAGCTCCTTGGCCTTGTCCCTGGGGAGGGAGCGGCAGAGAGGGAGGGTTGGCAGGTCAGCCCCGGGAGGCTGGGGCCGGGCCCCCCCACACCCCGAGGGGCATCCTCACGTGAGCTTCTCCTCGCTGAGGTGGTCGATGTTGAGGGGCTTCCGCCGCTCGGCCAGGACTTTCTTCTTCATCTCCCGGGCCGTCTGCTTCTTGCCTCTCTTCTGGTCAGCCTGAGGGGACACGACAGTGGGGACGTGGCACGGCCGGCCTGAGGGCGTGGCGGGGACCCCCGGGCCACAGGCCCCGTGCTCACCTTGGCCAGGTAGCTGCTGTAGTTGACGCCCATGGAGGACAGGGCCTTCTTCTTCTTCAGGTCGTCCTCGGCCTTCCTCTTGGCGTCCTCTTCCTCCCGCCGGGCTTTCTCCTCCTGCGGAGACCCCACCCCGAGACTTCAGGGCAGGCATCGAGGACTGCCTGGGCTTGGAACCTTCTGGAAGGTCCAGGTCCTGGTCGGGTCAGCCCTCTCGCGGGGGTCCTGCGGGGCGTGGGGACCTTAGCCACCGGCCCGGGTCCTTGGCCAGTGTCAAGGGGAACGTCGGGAGAAGGGGGGTCTGGGAGCCCTGCGTTTCTGGGGCCGGGGGCTGGAGGCGGGGGGTGCCTCACCGCCAGCCTGTTCTGGCGCTCCCTCTCCTTCTCGGCCCGGATCCTCTGCTGTTCAGCTCTCTCCGCACGGCGCTTCTCCTGCAGCCAGACGAGGGCCGGGTCACTGCGGCCTGGCCACCCCGGGCCCGCGCCCGCCCACGGCTGCCGGCACTCACGATTCTCTCCTTGAGCGCGACcagctcctcttcctccttcttccggGCCTCGAAGTGGCTGTCGATGAGAGCCTGCAACTCCATGAGGTCTTTGTTCTGCCGCTTCTTCTGGATGTCCTGTGTGGAACAGGCCCTTCACCCCCAGCCCTTCTCCGGAACTCCGGGCTCCCTGGCCCTCCTGGGGGCCGGCGGCTGCCTGCTCCCTTAGCCACAGGGTAGGAGCGGTGCCCTCCCCGTGGTGAGTCCAGGTTCTCTGGAACCAGGGAGCCTTAGCTCTGGCTGCTCTGGAGGAGGTGACCTCCTCAGGCCTAGCCTGCAGCCTGAAAGCTGGGGGCTGCGGGGAGGGTGTGTTGATCTGGGTCCCGGAAACTTACATCGAAGTCTACTTTCTCCCCTTCCGGGATCTTAGGAGCAGTGAGtctgaagaagagagagaggctcATGAGTGGAGACGAGTGGGGACCCCACCAGGACAGCTGGCCTGACCCAACCTGGCCTGGCCCTCCCGCCTTTCAGCCTGGCACCTGGCTGGGGACACACTGCCTGACCTTTGCTCTTATCACACATATAACCCACTGTCCCCAGAATGGCTTGATCCTTCGAGGACGTTTCAAGCATCCCTCTGTTTTGCCAACTTCTGGACCTCGCAAGAGCTGTCTCACCCCGCTCTGTCCAGGAAGGGTAGCCTAGCTTTctttctcaaacaaacaaacaaatgtggcGAGGTCAGACCAGAGGGCAGGGTGGTCACCGCACACCCTCCCAGGGCCTTTGGCCTCTGTGGTCAGGAACGGCTGTCTCGGATGACCCTTTGCGTTTCTCTGGCCTCTCTTTGATCTTTCTTTCTGGGGACCCAGAGGAAGGGGGGCTGGGCAGAAAGCAGTGCGAAGAAGAAATGAGACCTCTCCCTGAATCCGGCCGGCTGTAACAGCCATGGTCTCCACCCTCCCCTGAATACATTTCAGATGGAGCAAAGAGTTAAGTCAACAAGAACAACAgcaatttctccaaaaaagaggAAAGTGGAACTGAATATGGACCGGGATGCTGGCGCAGGAAAGGATTTTCTAAGCTCGGAAGGTCCTGCTCGGGAactccatgcaaatgaaaaactTATGGACATGGAAAAAGACACAACGCaaaaggggggaaagaaaaaCCAGACTAGAAAAATCTTTTCAGCAAATACAGAGAAGACTTATATCCTTATGCAAACCGATGattaagaaaacacagagacaccCCCGCCGTTAGATAAATGGGCAGAGAGCGTAAGCTAGCAGCTCCCCAAGAAGAAAGACCACCAGTCAACACACGAGGGAAAGGCCATCAAAGGAATGCGAAGGAAAACAACCCAGAGAGGCCGTTTCTCATCCATCCGTCAGAGGCTCCGTGTGCAGGCACGTCGCGGTCCCCGGGCATGCGGTGTGGAGACCGCGCTGGCGGCCCTCGTGGACGCCGTTTGGCAGACGATATCAAAAGCCTTAAGAACGTTCCTactctttgacccagtaattccattctGGGAATGAGGCCTAGGGAAATAACCCGAAAGACAGAAAATGCTTTCCACCCAGCGTTATTTATGATAGTAAAATATTGGGGAAAGCCTTAATATCCTGCAATAGAGGAATGGTTAGGAAAATTATGGTTTGTTCAATTGATGGAATATTATGTGaccattcaaaatatttaagaagactATGGAAAAACACggaaaaatacttagagacagcgctgcattttaaaaagaagcagaatTCAAGGCTGTATAGACAGGACGATGTTTGAAAAACAGCTCAGTTTCAGTCTCTTTTTCCGAGCCCTATGCATGgaaaaaaagtaggaagaaatAAGGCCTTTTTATGCCTTTCTACTCTTTTCCGCAGTCTGGCAGGCGGGGTGGGAGAgttatagatgattttttttttcattggacTTTTacgtattttccaaattttctttaatgaggtgttttattttcataacgaaagcacaaacatttttttaaaactagaaaatatcttGTGACCCGGCAGCTTTCTTTAAAACTGCTGAAAAATAAAGTGTAACGGACGGAAATGTGCTGGCTATCCGTTCACATATTTCCAGTCTTCTCTGGAGAGTCCGTAAGGCTCCCCTAAGTGGGAGCGAACACTTGGCATGTGCTCACACGCGCTGACATTCCATCCCGTGCAGAGCAAAGGCAGGCATGAATCCTCTGAAGGATAAGGGGGATGAAGCATGTGCAAAGTGCCGTGGGTTCGTACGTACTTATCAGAAACAGAAAAGTCAGGAAAGTCggattaaaacaaaacatctcTGAACCACTCACTGACATGTGGGCAAAACGAGGGAAAGAAAGTCCCTTTGAGCAAGGAAGATGGCTCCCCAGAGAGGGTCGAGGCCCCCGTGACGGGAGGGATCGTGGCTGCGGTCAAGGTTTTGTTCCCAAGTGGATTTCAGGGGTGAgaccctccttcccacctccccacttTCACGCCTATTTCACATCTAGGGCCCTGGGAGATGGAGGGCAGCAGGCCGGTACGGGGGTGCCGGAGAGGGCACAGGGAGCTGCGTGGggcctccctctctctgccctgtcTTCCCCAACTTCCtgcaccccttcctccctccgtccATCGTCTCCTCCTGCAGGAAGGTCTCCTTGCCAACACTGGATGATCCGGGGCAGAACCACGCCCGACTGGACTTCCAGAGTCTGTCTCCGCCCGTCTCTGGGAGGTCTGACccccacctgtgtgtgtgtgtggggggctgTCCCCAGTGACCCCATTCCCATGATGTCTCAGCAGAAATCTGGAGCCTTCAACACCAAACCAAGGAGCAAAGAAGCGGCTGCTGCTCTCAGGGGGTTGGGTCTCCAGAGCCTAATGCACTTTGCTGCCTTCCTCGGGGGGGCCCGGAGCCCAGCCCTGGGGCACCTGGTTCCACAGGTGGCCTCGGGCCCCGTCCAGCCTGCCCGCCCGGGCTTCTCCTCCAAGCATGGGCTCCAGGCCTCACCCTGCCCGCCCACCCCGCCCGACGTCCATCTCTGCCCACCCCACACTCACTTGAGTCTTGGCTTCTCCTCTGGTCAGCAGGGCACCggcgtggggagaggggagaggggagagagaccaAGTGAGATGGACAGCGCACTCCGGCCAACGGGTCCCTGGGGGCCTCAGGCTGGGGGCAAAGACCCCACCAGGGGCAAAGGGGGTCTTGCCCCCACTCTGGACCCACGGAGGTCCCTGTGGGGTCTGAGGAGGGGAGCTCGGGTGAGGGGCCCAGGACACTGGTGGGAGAAGGGAAAACGGAGCTCAGACATAGAGCATCCTcagggggcagaggcaggagagaaagaccagagatggcggtggggggggggggcggagggggggcaaagaccgggggtggggggagcattcCCCTGCCCAGGCTCCGGTCTGCTGGCCGTTCCCCACTGACCGCCCCATCATGGTGTCAGGCAGTGCTAAGTCCCGAGGCAGACGCAGAGCGAAGCAGCATGGCCTGGCCTTTGGAGGCCCCGGTGCTGGGAGAAGAGGACAGACGGGCGGGCAGGCGCGTCTGCGGGTCTGTGTGGACGAGCTGCGTGCGGCCAGGGGCCTTACCTGCctcaccctcccacccttcctcggCATCTTCAGGAAAGCGCACACGCAAGAGGAAGCGGCAGGGCTGCGGGGGTGAGGGCCCAGGGCAGGCACCAGCCAGGGGGCACACCCCGACCCCTCTTCCCCTGGGTGTGCGTTGGCCTGGACCCTGTTTGTGACCCCAGCTGAAGGCCAGAGAACTTGCATCCGGGTAGGGGCTGGAGGAGCTGTGCGGCCAGGATGCCCCAGGAGAGACCCGGCCCCACCCCAGGAGGCTGGCCGTGGCTGGAGAGGCCACTGACGGCCTGTGGGTGCTGGCTGCTGGCTTCTTTGAGTCTTTCCACTGGGGGTGAGCGGTTCTGGGGACCGAACGCCTGGGTTTGGTTGGGCTGAAGCCTGAGGGGGTCTGGAACAACTCGGTTAACAAAGCTTCTTGGGGCCTCAGACCTGCAGAAGCCTGGCTAGTTCCAGTCCCAGCCCAAGGCCACGAGGGTGCTCACACAGAGCCCCGAAGGGCCTTGGGTCAGCTCGGCCCCAAAGTGGGGGCTCCTGACTCCCAAGGGAGCCTGTCCCAGCCCCTTAAGAGGCTTCTCTTCCAGAGCTTGGCTGGGCCATCTCACAGGACTGGCCTTATGACAGGTGGCCTGTCCGGGCTGCAGCCTTCAGACCTGAGACCCCCACCTGGCTGGGCTAACCCAGCCGCCCTCACGTGGCGGGCTGCTTCATTTGACCCTCCCTGCCTTCCCGGGCCCTGGGGAGGTCCTGGCCGGCCTGGATGCAGCCCGGGATCTGCAGGGGGGCTGGCAGCACCCTAGCCCCATCCTTCagtccctgccctgggcccttTGGTGGCAATGACGCCTGGCCATCAGCCTGTCTGAACCGCCAACACCCCCCTGCACTTGGTCTGGCCCCAGGcctgttgggggtgggagggcctTTGGCAGGGTCTCCCCTCACATCCCCCTCAGCTCACAGATCGCGCGGTTCCTTAGCACCCAACCCCACGCCCACAAAGAGCGCCCCCAGCTCCCTGGCACTGCTCAGTTTTCAGGTGGGCCTGACCTCACTTCCCCCCACCGCACCTGGTGGGAGGCTATGAGCTTGGGGAGACTGAGGGAGACGGCGCTTTGGGAGCAGACGCCAGGGGAGGGTATGGGGGGAGGCCAGGTGCCATGCAGCAAAGCTCCCCAGGCAGCAGGCAAGCGGGCAGCGGCCAGGCATCCCCagccctgtctgtctgtctgttggcCTCAGGGCTGGTTCCAGGGTGACCTGGTGACCTTGTGACCACCACAGCCCTTGCCTGCTCCCTGGCTCCTGCAAGGCTCACCATTCACTGCCCGACCCTCAGGGCCGGCACGCCCCTTTCTCTTACAGGTGGCCTCGCTTCGGGGGCTGTGCTCCGGGTTCTGGCCCAGCCGGGAGGCCCCCTGTGGCCCCCTGAGACATTGTGTGAAGGCAGGGGCTGCCCGACTAGGGCGCTGACTTGAGCCCGCACCGCCGTCACCTCCACCCCGGGGTACGGCCAGCCCCGCTGCGGGTAGGGCAGGCCCACCCAGGGGGCCTCCTCGCGCCTGGGTGTGTCTGGCTCCGGCCCAGGCGATGGGTGGGATGCCGGGACCTGACTGATTGCTCGTTTGCACGCAAGGCCCCCAGCTGCTCCGGGTCCCCGACATCCCCACCTCAGCCTCAGCCTGACTTTCTGCTTCACCCCACTTGCCTCTCCACCCTTCCTTTAGCCCCCGCCTTACTTCCCCTCTCTGCCCTGCTATCTGGGGCAGGGCGGAGGCCACCtgccctgcctctcctcctctgctcttCCCCACCAAACCCTGGTGGATCCCGAGGGTCCCAGTGGACCCCAGCACAACCTCCCGAGGCCCACACCCCTCTCAGGCCCTACACTCGGCTCTGCTCTTGACCTCGAGGCTGACCGCCTCCATCTGCCTGCCGGTGACCCGGGAACGGCCTCGTCCCCCCAGCCCTGAAGGCCCTCTGCCTGCCTCCCGGCAGCCAGTCCCACCTGAGCCAGCGCCGCAGGCCTGACTgtccccaccctgtccccagcAGGAATGGCAGCGAGAGTCatgcagggaaggaggaagaagtggTGGGGGCTCAGGCCCCGGTACGGGGACTGGGGTCGGGGGCGAACCTACCTTCCTGGACTTCCTCTGCAAAAGCGGCACcgtggggggaaagggggggaagagagagaaccaGCTGTGAACCTTGGGgcagaggctgaggggaggggagcagcggGCGAGCAGAACACACGGTGAGTAGGTTACGCGGCCCCTCTCGTTCCTCCGCGGCCGGGAGGCAGCTCACACCCACACACGGGCACGTGTGCACACGCACCCACACGAGACTGAAGTCATGGCACATACCTGGTTCATGAACTTCATGGACTAAGGAGGCCATGGAACAAGAGGCCATGCGTGGGTCAGAGGTCAAAGGAGAAAGGATCCAAGGTTAATGGAGACAGCCGGTGGCCATGGGAGGGTCAGTGGCCGAGGccgaggggtggggagggtgcgGGGAGTGAGCGAGACAAGGGCAGTGCTGGCTCGGGGCAGCGTCCCCCCAGGTCCCGTCCCTGCCTGTCCTCGGAGTTTCCAGCCCCCCTCTCTGCTCCTGTCAGGACTTCGCTGCTGGGCACGGGGCTGTCGgggccctgcctgcctctgccGCCTCCCCTCTTCCCGCCTTCTTCAGGCCCCCCAGAAGGACTTCCATGCAGGGGCAGGGCTGTGACCTGGCGGGATggcaccaggggctgggggcctgtaGCCCAGGAAGCTTCCTACCAGCCCGAGAGTGGGGGACACGCCTGCCAGGGTGCTTGGGCAACAGGTGCCAGCCCTCAGCTGCTCTGACCAAGGACCCAAGCACGGCTGGGGAGTGACAAGGGCTCCAGCGAGGGGCTGACGGGCCCGGCTCAGGGCGCTGACCGCGGGGCCTGCTCCGCCATTGCCCTGTGCTCACCGAGATCCAGCCCGGGTCCCTGGCCCTGCCGAGGGGTCAGGCGCTGCGGGGCTCTGAGGTACCCACCCTGGGGAGGAAGCCTGGCTTCAGGGCTGTCTCTGGGGCAGCTAGGTCTACATCTGGTCCAGCAGTCCCCCCACTGACCAGCCCTCCCTGGGCCGGGGGGTGGAGGACCCCGTCTGCCACCCTGCCCACGTTTGGGGGTACGGGCCCTCGGGGCCCCCTATCTGGTCAAGCACTGGCCGTGGTTAATGGGTTACGCTGGGGCCACATGTGGGGGCCCCTTGGCTGGCTGGCGCCTGACCGTTCCCCTCCGCCCCCCGCTGCGCGCCCCAGCCAGCCCCGGGCGCCCCATGTGGCCAGAAGCCCTGTGTCCTCGTACCTTCCTCGTGGACCTCATGGGCTTCTGCGGGCGAGGGGGGCGCTGGGTGTGCGGtgacaggaggagagaggagaggttaGGCCAGGAGCACACTGCACGTCCTTAGGCGGTGGGGGCACGCAGGGTCACTGAGGTCGGGGGGCAGAGGGCTGGAGGGCGGGCGGGGGGCTGGGGTCCTGGACCCCACTTACCTTCCTCCTGGGCCTCTTCTGAGGAGGGAGCCAGAGGgtgcaggagggagagagggaacagGACAGCTGTTAGGGGCCAcgtggtgggggcagggaagggaggcagtCCCAGGTGCgggggagggtggtgggcagCAGGCGCTCCAGGGACGGGGGGAGGCTGGCCCTGCTTCGAGGGCCTGCAGGACCTCAGAGAGCTCAGGCCTCGGCCTCGCCTCTGCAGTGTGACCTCCTTCCGGCCCTGGGGGTCTCCGAGCCCCTTCCCCATCCGCGGGGAGCCTGCTCTGGGCTGCGGTGCCTATGCACCAGCGGGTCTCGCTAAGTTTGACTCTGAAGGTGTTATGGGACAAGCCCAGGAGATGTGGGCCTGAAAGCGGGCGGCCAAGGCAGGTCTTAGAGGACCCAGCTCGGGGGACCTGTCCCCCCCCCGGCCCCATCGCCTTCCCTGGCGAAGGGTGGCTCCCGGGACCATGGCTCCCTCTCAGAAAGGAGTCTTTCTACCTTttcagcagaaaaagaaatgttttgctCACGTTGTTAGGGCAGCCaagtgttttcaaaatattttcaaaacctaGCGCCCAGAACGCCCCACAGGAGAAGCCTGCCTGGTGGAGTTCGGGAAAGCCTTCCCGCGGTTGAGCGGGTGCCAGCGGCCGCGCACGAGCGCCCGTCGGGCCTGAGAACCACCCGTGCGCACCCTTCCCAGGGGCCGTGGCTCCGCTCCCACGCCTGCCTGGGCACGACCCACCAGGAGGCTCCCACAGACTTGGGCTAGGGAGGGGTCTCCAGATCTGCCTGGAGGTTCCTGCTcccagagggaggggggagggggaggatgctgggagaaacagagagagacagagagacagagacacaggcagagacagagagaggcagagctgTGGAGAGGCAGACAGGGCCCACACACCCAGACTTGCTATTAATGAGGTGAGTGTCTTCACAACCAAATCCCAGGTAGCTCCACACACCATGGACACCGTGGACGAGGTTATTatgtataaataatacataacaaTGCAAAAAGTATTAATGAGGGATCAATGAGTGCTTCCTATTAATCGAGTAACGAGGTGGGCAGTTAGGGGTGATGGCAAGTGGGGATTAAGGATGAGGAAGGTGGACAGTTACTTGTTGAGTCTGTGGGGGGGGACTGGAGGCCCCCTGGGGACGACAGTGGACATGTGGGGCGGGGGGACGCCGGGGGGTGGGGCGAGGGCACTTCCGGGGCTGCCTCGGTTACCTTCCCTCTCTACTCCTCTGCTCTGCCAGGGGTAGAACAAAGGAGGGGGGCCCGCTAGAGGGCGCGCTGCGGGCCAGCCTGGGAGGCGAGGAGGGTGGCGCCCGCCTGCCCCGTCGCCCACTGCCACGCCACTCCGGCTGGCCAGAGAGGGGCCCGGGAGGAGGAAGAGGCTCTGGCGGTGACTGTGGCTCCCGGGGAGGGGTCTGGGCTGCGGAGGCCCAGGTCCTATCCTGGGAGGGCGGCCCCGCTGCCCAGACGAGCCTGCAGTACAGGCCGGGTGGCTCAGGGACTGGGCCCAGGGCCCTGGCCTTTGAGAAGAGGTGCAGGGCAGGAGTGGGAACCCATTCACAGAGGGGGCGGTCGGACGCGGCTTCCAAAGGGGGCTCCCCGGGAGAGGCGCCAGCAGCGGCTGGCAAGGCCCTCCCCACCTGGACTTTCTGTCTAGAGGCCGATGCAGAGACAGTCTGGCTTCCACACTTACCCTCGACGTGTTCActgtgggggagagagggggaggggggtgaggggggtgggAGC contains:
- the TNNT3 gene encoding troponin T, fast skeletal muscle isoform X2, with protein sequence MSDEEVEHVEEEAQEEAPPSPAEAHEVHEEVHEVHEPEEKPRLKLTAPKIPEGEKVDFDDIQKKRQNKDLMELQALIDSHFEARKKEEEELVALKERIEKRRAERAEQQRIRAEKERERQNRLAEEKARREEEDAKRKAEDDLKKKKALSSMGVNYSSYLAKADQKRGKKQTAREMKKKVLAERRKPLNIDHLSEEKLTDKAKELWETLYQLETNKFEYAEKLKRQKYEIMNVRARVEMLAKFSKKAGTTAKGKVGGRWK
- the TNNT3 gene encoding troponin T, fast skeletal muscle isoform X4; protein product: MELQALIDSHFEARKKEEEELVALKERIEKRRAERAEQQRIRAEKERERQNRLAEEKARREEEDAKRKAEDDLKKKKALSSMGVNYSSYLAKADQKRGKKQTAREMKKKVLAERRKPLNIDHLSEEKLTDKAKELWETLYQLETNKFEYAEKLKRQKYEIMNVRARVEMLAKFSKKAGTTAKGKVGGRWK
- the TNNT3 gene encoding troponin T, fast skeletal muscle isoform X1, encoding MSDEEVEHVEEEAQEEAPPSPAEAHEVHEEVHEVHEPEEKPRLKLTAPKIPEGEKVDFDDIQKKRQNKDLMELQALIDSHFEARKKEEEELVALKERIEKRRAERAEQQRIRAEKERERQNRLAEEKARREEEDAKRKAEDDLKKKKALSSMGVNYSSYLAKADQKRGKKQTAREMKKKVLAERRKPLNIDHLSEEKLTDKAKELWETLYQLETNKFEYAEKLKRQKYEITNLRSRIDQAQKHSKKAGTTAKGKVGGRWK
- the TNNT3 gene encoding troponin T, fast skeletal muscle isoform X3, with the protein product MELQALIDSHFEARKKEEEELVALKERIEKRRAERAEQQRIRAEKERERQNRLAEEKARREEEDAKRKAEDDLKKKKALSSMGVNYSSYLAKADQKRGKKQTAREMKKKVLAERRKPLNIDHLSEEKLTDKAKELWETLYQLETNKFEYAEKLKRQKYEITNLRSRIDQAQKHSKKAGTTAKGKVGGRWK